From the Francisella frigiditurris genome, one window contains:
- a CDS encoding DnaJ C-terminal domain-containing protein: protein MADYYSLLGVSKGCSEADLKKAYRRLAKKYHPDVNKDAGAEDKFKEIQTAYEVLRDPEKRKLYDSYGDNWDKVQQGGFGGGQGGFGGFGGAGGSSQSFNFEDLGDIFGDLFGGGGGRASGFGGRQRAQKGEDITISLKLTVDEALNGGKKNVAFSYQEVGANGMPSIKHENVDVTIPKAIGNGKKLRLKGKGAAGIGTNAPAGDLFIKIEVVASGNYRVEDNDVYEHINITPWEAALGTSLEIDTPFGKKKMKVPENTQSGRKMRIKGKGLAGADFYVVYDVKLPAADTNEKKEFYDKMKELMDFNPRN, encoded by the coding sequence ATGGCAGATTATTATTCATTACTAGGTGTCAGTAAGGGTTGTTCTGAAGCAGACCTTAAAAAGGCATATAGACGATTAGCAAAAAAGTATCATCCAGACGTTAATAAAGATGCTGGGGCAGAGGATAAATTTAAAGAAATTCAAACTGCTTATGAAGTTCTAAGAGATCCAGAAAAAAGAAAGCTTTATGATTCTTATGGAGATAATTGGGATAAGGTACAACAAGGAGGCTTTGGCGGAGGCCAAGGGGGCTTCGGAGGTTTCGGTGGAGCAGGTGGTTCTTCGCAGAGTTTTAATTTTGAGGATTTAGGAGATATCTTCGGCGATCTTTTTGGTGGAGGCGGTGGCAGAGCTAGTGGCTTTGGTGGTCGTCAAAGAGCTCAAAAAGGTGAAGATATAACAATTTCTCTAAAATTAACTGTTGATGAAGCTTTAAATGGTGGTAAGAAAAATGTTGCCTTTAGCTATCAAGAAGTTGGAGCTAATGGTATGCCATCAATTAAACATGAAAATGTTGATGTAACTATTCCAAAAGCGATAGGTAATGGTAAAAAGCTTCGCTTGAAAGGTAAGGGTGCTGCTGGTATAGGCACAAATGCTCCTGCTGGAGATTTGTTTATAAAGATTGAAGTAGTTGCTAGCGGTAATTATAGGGTTGAAGATAATGATGTTTATGAACATATTAATATAACTCCATGGGAAGCCGCATTAGGGACTTCATTAGAGATAGATACTCCTTTCGGTAAGAAGAAAATGAAAGTTCCAGAGAATACTCAGTCTGGACGTAAAATGAGAATAAAAGGTAAAGGTCTTGCAGGAGCTGATTTCTATGTTGTTTATGATGTCAAATTACCTGCAGCAGATACAAATGAAAAGAAAGAGTTTTATGATAAGATGAAGGAGTTAATGGATTTTAATCCAAGAAATTAG
- a CDS encoding membrane lipoprotein — protein MHKHLNKVFIAYMAGLISALILVYIFTFIAKQQIPVSEDFKFKLYRLMVWGGVWGILLALPLSKNIWVKGSIVGLAVIFFNFLVKMPLSGQGFFALNAGTEVFLMNIIFNYLWGLLAAVIYAKVAKG, from the coding sequence ATGCATAAGCATTTGAATAAAGTTTTTATAGCATATATGGCTGGATTAATAAGTGCTTTAATTTTGGTATACATTTTTACTTTTATTGCGAAGCAACAAATTCCTGTGTCAGAAGATTTTAAATTTAAGTTATACCGTTTGATGGTATGGGGAGGAGTTTGGGGTATTTTATTAGCATTACCTCTGTCTAAGAATATATGGGTTAAAGGCTCTATTGTTGGGCTAGCAGTTATATTTTTTAACTTCTTAGTGAAAATGCCTTTATCTGGTCAAGGTTTCTTTGCACTTAATGCGGGTACGGAAGTCTTTCTTATGAATATTATATTTAATTATTTATGGGGATTATTGGCCGCTGTAATATATGCTAAGGTTGCCAAGGGATAA
- a CDS encoding mechanosensitive ion channel family protein, producing MDLQYTLLNFFKENFNLNHTLSIILVEIFLISCLLGIGLIAYWVLKFINYIYTKKFLDRFIRQASIDGSFEKSLVGTLLKIIPGIIVFIGSKVVIFNQVSWTREVSQIVKSLALLYILYMSLKTVFIILDIFCDWLRKKNHTRYYLIKSFIQALKLIIVFLGIILAISIIIEKSPLILLTGLGALSAVLLLIFKDSIVGFVANIQVSTYDTVRVGDWITIPSHGADGTVLDIAINTVKIQNFDKTIVSIPTAALISGGVKNWRGMQESGGRRIKRALKIDINTIRFCDDKLIDNLKHIDLLKNYLNNKENCKTITNATLFRYYITEYLKALPTIEHSNFLMLVRHLDPSEVGLPIEIYAFTNTTAWADYESIQADIFDHLLAMINSFDLKIFQLDDYRKWKINSDN from the coding sequence ATGGATTTACAATATACTCTTCTAAACTTTTTTAAAGAAAATTTTAATCTAAACCATACACTCTCAATAATCCTAGTAGAAATATTCTTAATATCTTGCTTGCTTGGTATTGGTCTTATCGCATACTGGGTATTAAAATTTATAAATTATATATATACAAAGAAATTCCTAGATCGATTTATTAGGCAAGCATCTATTGATGGCAGCTTTGAGAAAAGTCTAGTTGGAACTCTACTTAAAATAATACCGGGTATTATAGTTTTTATTGGATCTAAAGTTGTAATTTTCAATCAAGTCTCATGGACTAGAGAAGTATCTCAAATAGTTAAAAGCCTAGCTCTTCTTTACATTTTGTACATGTCACTAAAAACTGTCTTCATTATATTAGATATTTTCTGCGACTGGCTTAGAAAGAAAAATCATACTAGATACTACCTAATTAAAAGCTTCATTCAAGCTCTTAAATTAATTATTGTCTTCTTAGGGATAATATTAGCTATTTCTATAATTATTGAAAAATCTCCTTTAATACTACTAACGGGATTAGGAGCTCTATCAGCAGTACTGCTTTTAATTTTTAAAGATAGCATTGTAGGATTTGTAGCAAATATTCAGGTATCAACCTATGATACAGTTAGAGTTGGTGACTGGATAACTATCCCGAGTCATGGTGCTGATGGTACTGTATTAGATATCGCAATAAATACAGTTAAAATCCAAAATTTTGATAAAACCATAGTTTCCATACCCACTGCTGCTTTAATTAGTGGTGGTGTAAAAAACTGGCGTGGAATGCAAGAATCTGGAGGGAGACGAATTAAAAGAGCCCTAAAAATAGATATAAACACAATTCGCTTCTGTGATGATAAATTAATAGATAATCTTAAACATATAGATCTGTTAAAGAATTACTTAAACAATAAAGAGAATTGTAAAACTATTACAAATGCGACTTTATTTAGATATTACATAACTGAATATTTAAAAGCTTTACCAACTATAGAGCATTCTAACTTCTTAATGTTAGTAAGACACTTAGATCCTAGTGAAGTTGGTTTGCCAATAGAAATATATGCTTTCACAAACACTACCGCTTGGGCTGATTATGAAAGCATTCAAGCAGATATTTTCGACCATCTTTTAGCTATGATTAACTCATTTGATTTAAAAATTTTTCAATTAGATGATTATAGAAAATGGAAAATTAATAGCGATAATTAA
- a CDS encoding methylated-DNA--[protein]-cysteine S-methyltransferase — translation MADVVLYSKNIKSPIGDLIAIADNSALLALGFGEININQKLAKLDLKALKIVEETNEILETTAKELDLYFSGILKKFTIPLKLNGTEFQKNAWKQLQNIPYGKTISYLDEAKNIGNEKAFRAVANANGKNNIPIIIPCHRVINSNGKLGGFTGGIEKKIWLLEHESKFI, via the coding sequence ATGGCAGATGTAGTTTTATACTCAAAAAACATAAAATCTCCTATTGGAGATCTTATAGCTATTGCAGATAATTCAGCTTTGTTAGCATTAGGGTTTGGTGAAATTAATATAAATCAAAAACTTGCTAAGCTTGACTTAAAAGCCTTAAAAATAGTAGAAGAAACTAATGAAATCCTTGAGACAACTGCAAAAGAATTAGATTTATACTTTTCTGGTATACTTAAAAAGTTTACTATCCCGTTAAAACTAAATGGTACAGAATTTCAGAAAAACGCTTGGAAACAGCTACAAAATATACCTTATGGAAAAACAATTAGCTACTTAGATGAAGCTAAAAACATAGGAAATGAAAAAGCTTTTAGAGCAGTAGCAAATGCTAATGGGAAAAATAATATTCCCATAATAATCCCTTGCCATAGAGTAATAAATAGCAATGGTAAGCTTGGTGGCTTCACTGGTGGTATAGAAAAGAAAATATGGCTCTTAGAACATGAAAGTAAATTTATATAA
- a CDS encoding DUF547 domain-containing protein codes for MRKYFVACILVFWTILGFSAQKSEEWKYWDHWDKDSKQVINFDPWQQFLNKYLVNIGDQTYVKYDQVSQEDQENLEKAIDDYSNLNILSYNSNQQLAYWINMYNMLTVDLILKNKGITSIRQIDPKWFGASTGVWDKPVIRIEGKDITLNDIEHRILRPIWQDPRIHATLNCASISCPNLSTQAFEGNIIDKQLYDAFSNFINSPKGVKVDGTGLLISKIFFWYHADFGSNKSMADYIYNYSKDPKVKEYVQKTHKINYQNYNWSLNIYKGD; via the coding sequence ATGAGAAAATATTTTGTAGCGTGTATTTTGGTTTTCTGGACTATATTGGGTTTTTCAGCACAAAAATCAGAAGAATGGAAATATTGGGATCATTGGGATAAAGACTCAAAACAAGTTATAAACTTTGATCCATGGCAGCAATTTCTTAATAAATATCTTGTTAATATAGGTGATCAAACATATGTGAAATATGATCAGGTGTCACAGGAAGATCAAGAAAACTTAGAAAAAGCGATAGATGATTATAGTAATCTTAATATATTGTCTTATAACTCTAATCAGCAATTAGCATATTGGATAAATATGTATAATATGCTAACCGTTGATTTAATTCTAAAAAATAAAGGAATAACTTCAATTCGCCAAATTGATCCTAAATGGTTTGGAGCATCTACGGGAGTTTGGGATAAGCCAGTAATTAGAATAGAAGGTAAAGATATTACTTTAAATGATATAGAGCATCGTATTTTAAGACCAATATGGCAAGATCCACGTATTCATGCAACCTTGAATTGTGCATCTATTAGTTGTCCAAATCTATCTACACAAGCATTTGAAGGAAATATAATTGATAAGCAATTATATGATGCTTTTAGTAATTTTATTAATAGCCCTAAAGGTGTAAAAGTTGATGGAACTGGCTTATTAATATCAAAGATTTTTTTCTGGTATCATGCTGATTTTGGAAGTAACAAATCTATGGCAGATTATATATATAACTATTCAAAAGATCCAAAAGTAAAAGAATATGTTCAAAAGACCCATAAAATTAATTATCAAAACTATAATTGGAGTTTAAATATTTATAAAGGCGATTAG
- a CDS encoding chorismate--pyruvate lyase family protein: protein MEILTNIDEKHYEFWLRDAKHLTIALKKYYSEITLTKHSQELEDLNSFERNLLNKDNSIVRKISLNSDEKELVYARTIVPIDTYVFFKERFESLGENPIGESFLYNNDNFLRSDFIVRKLSNKEFQQETNRSVTNDYVFSRSSIFSLKEQNNLKVLITEYFLGIKNLVEKRSLNVK, encoded by the coding sequence ATGGAAATACTAACAAATATAGATGAAAAACATTATGAATTTTGGTTAAGGGACGCTAAGCATTTAACAATAGCTTTAAAAAAATATTATAGTGAAATTACTCTGACAAAACATTCTCAAGAGTTAGAAGATTTAAATAGCTTTGAGCGTAATTTGCTGAATAAAGATAATAGCATAGTAAGAAAAATTAGTTTAAATTCAGATGAAAAAGAATTGGTGTATGCAAGGACAATTGTTCCTATTGATACATATGTCTTTTTTAAAGAAAGATTTGAATCTTTGGGAGAAAATCCAATAGGCGAGAGCTTTTTGTATAATAATGATAACTTTTTAAGAAGTGACTTTATTGTAAGGAAGCTTTCAAATAAAGAATTTCAGCAAGAAACGAATAGAAGTGTAACAAATGATTATGTTTTCTCGCGGAGCTCTATATTTTCTTTAAAAGAGCAAAATAATTTAAAAGTTCTAATTACAGAATATTTTTTAGGAATTAAAAATTTAGTGGAAAAAAGAAGTTTAAATGTTAAATAA
- the ubiA gene encoding 4-hydroxybenzoate octaprenyltransferase, producing the protein MLNKETLKAYVMLMRLHRPIPILLILWPTLTALVIASHGIPEFKYLFIFAIGVIVMRTVGCILNDIADIDFDRHVARTSSRPLTTGKLTVRNAVNLCLVLSFVAFVCVLFLNMFTIVLSFIALFLAILYPFCKRFFAMPQFVLGLAFNFGILMAFSAIQNKLPIEAWVFYLATICWTIAYDTVYALADREFDLEIGINSSAILFGKRVFSFIFIFNFISIAFLILLGIICKYGLIYYVGLFLASLFFIYNYFVYKKLGIEKCIKAFSDNHWVGLILFICVLLNYF; encoded by the coding sequence ATGTTAAATAAAGAGACTTTAAAAGCCTATGTGATGCTAATGAGATTGCATAGACCAATTCCTATACTTTTAATACTATGGCCAACGCTAACAGCTTTAGTGATAGCCTCTCATGGTATACCAGAATTTAAATATTTATTTATATTTGCTATTGGTGTAATTGTGATGCGAACAGTTGGCTGTATTTTAAATGATATTGCTGATATAGACTTTGATAGGCATGTGGCAAGGACAAGTTCTAGACCATTAACTACTGGTAAATTAACAGTTAGGAATGCTGTAAATTTATGCCTGGTTTTATCTTTTGTAGCTTTTGTATGTGTCTTATTTTTGAATATGTTTACAATTGTTTTATCTTTTATAGCATTGTTTTTAGCTATTTTATATCCGTTTTGTAAAAGGTTTTTTGCCATGCCTCAATTTGTACTTGGTTTGGCTTTTAACTTTGGGATATTGATGGCTTTCTCTGCGATACAAAATAAATTACCGATAGAAGCGTGGGTATTTTATTTAGCTACTATATGTTGGACCATAGCATATGATACGGTTTATGCATTAGCAGATAGAGAATTTGATCTGGAAATAGGTATAAATTCATCAGCTATATTATTTGGTAAAAGAGTTTTTAGTTTTATATTTATATTTAATTTTATATCTATAGCTTTCTTAATTTTATTAGGAATTATCTGTAAATATGGGTTGATATATTATGTGGGATTATTTCTGGCAAGTTTATTTTTTATATATAACTATTTTGTTTATAAGAAACTAGGCATAGAGAAATGTATAAAAGCTTTTTCAGATAACCATTGGGTAGGGCTAATATTATTTATATGTGTTTTGCTTAATTACTTTTAA
- a CDS encoding membrane lipoprotein, which yields MQKYLNKVFIAYMAGLVSALVIELLWILATTHNLNLTEELKFEIYRMMIWGGVWATLFALPISKNIWVKSTIIALIVILFNYMIRMPYSGDGFFASNADSGLFYANIIFNFPWAFLAGFIYDKTIERV from the coding sequence ATGCAAAAGTATCTGAATAAAGTTTTTATTGCTTATATGGCTGGTCTAGTAAGTGCATTAGTTATTGAGCTTTTATGGATTTTAGCAACTACACACAATCTAAATTTGACAGAAGAGCTTAAGTTTGAAATCTATCGCATGATGATCTGGGGTGGAGTTTGGGCGACACTTTTTGCTTTACCTATCTCAAAAAATATATGGGTAAAAAGTACTATTATTGCTCTAATAGTTATACTTTTTAATTATATGATAAGAATGCCTTATTCAGGAGATGGCTTTTTTGCATCAAATGCTGATAGTGGGTTATTTTATGCTAATATTATATTTAATTTTCCATGGGCATTTTTAGCAGGTTTTATTTATGATAAAACTATAGAGAGGGTGTGA
- a CDS encoding dihydrolipoyl dehydrogenase family protein, which yields MKEIKTDICIIGGGSGGLSVAAGAVQMGAKVVLCEGGEMGGDCLNYGCVPSKAMIEASRVVYHTKKAHKFGIEIDGVKPSYKKVQQHVKNVIAKIAPHDSVERFEGLGVNVIKEYAQLVDRYTVKAGETIIKAKYIVLATGSRAKVPPIKGLDEVNYYTNENIFDISDKPQELTVLGGGPIGVELAQAHALLGCEVTIIEAFSDILSFADSDCRNVILNGFKKLGINVVTNAKIQEIYKDNDTIYVKTDTNVYSGTHLLVATGRAPNIKKLNLGEVGVVHTEKGVTVDSSLRTNYKNIYAIGDIAGPYQFTHAAGYHAGIVIQNMLFKLPVKVDYKSFPFVVYTTPELAQTGMPIKEADKQDAKILTIDYGSNDRAQANLSTEGLVKVAVDKKGYILGATIVGESAGELINEWTIAIRNKFKIKQMTSHIVAYPTLSELNKRVAGSYFTPMLYSKKVKTIVKILLKILGKRI from the coding sequence ATGAAAGAAATTAAAACGGATATTTGTATTATTGGTGGAGGTTCAGGAGGCTTATCTGTCGCTGCTGGAGCAGTGCAAATGGGTGCAAAGGTTGTTCTTTGTGAAGGCGGAGAAATGGGTGGAGATTGCCTAAATTATGGTTGTGTTCCATCTAAGGCAATGATCGAAGCTTCTAGGGTTGTTTATCATACAAAGAAAGCACATAAATTTGGGATAGAGATAGATGGTGTAAAGCCAAGTTATAAAAAGGTTCAGCAGCACGTTAAGAATGTCATAGCTAAAATAGCTCCTCATGATTCTGTAGAAAGGTTTGAAGGCTTAGGGGTGAATGTAATAAAAGAGTATGCTCAATTAGTCGATAGATATACAGTCAAAGCTGGGGAAACAATCATAAAAGCTAAATATATAGTTTTAGCTACAGGCTCACGAGCTAAAGTACCTCCTATAAAAGGTCTGGATGAAGTTAATTATTATACAAATGAAAATATTTTCGATATATCAGATAAACCTCAGGAGTTGACTGTTTTAGGTGGAGGTCCTATAGGAGTAGAGCTAGCTCAGGCTCATGCTTTATTAGGTTGTGAGGTAACTATTATTGAAGCTTTTTCTGATATTTTAAGTTTTGCTGATTCAGATTGTCGAAATGTAATCTTAAATGGATTTAAAAAGTTAGGTATAAATGTTGTCACAAACGCCAAGATACAAGAGATTTATAAAGATAATGACACTATTTATGTAAAAACAGATACTAATGTTTACTCTGGAACACATCTTCTAGTAGCTACAGGTAGAGCACCAAATATAAAGAAATTAAATCTTGGAGAAGTTGGTGTTGTTCATACAGAAAAAGGTGTAACAGTAGATTCATCACTAAGAACTAACTATAAAAATATTTATGCTATAGGAGATATTGCTGGTCCATATCAGTTTACACATGCAGCAGGTTATCATGCAGGTATAGTTATTCAGAATATGTTGTTTAAGCTTCCTGTTAAGGTTGATTATAAGAGTTTTCCTTTTGTAGTTTATACGACTCCTGAATTAGCTCAGACAGGTATGCCTATAAAAGAAGCTGATAAGCAGGATGCTAAAATTCTAACAATTGATTATGGTAGTAATGATAGAGCTCAGGCTAATTTGTCCACGGAAGGTTTGGTAAAAGTAGCTGTTGATAAAAAAGGTTATATACTTGGGGCTACAATTGTTGGAGAGAGTGCTGGCGAGCTTATAAATGAATGGACAATAGCTATTAGAAATAAATTTAAAATAAAGCAAATGACTTCACATATAGTAGCTTATCCAACTCTAAGTGAATTAAACAAAAGAGTTGCTGGGAGCTATTTTACTCCTATGCTTTATAGTAAAAAAGTTAAAACAATTGTTAAAATTTTATTAAAGATTCTTGGTAAAAGAATATGA
- a CDS encoding TVP38/TMEM64 family protein — protein sequence MRKKYKLIPIIILVIGLLAFFMLGGYKYLTLETLKQNYDRLLHFTSENLILSSLIYSVCYILVVAFSIPGAAVMTLLGGFLFGIVFGSILVVSSATIGAVILFLAVKTSFGEMLKDKAKGSIEKMRKGFSDNAFNYLLVLRLVPIFPFFVINIACGVLNIKLKDFFFGTLLGIIPGSVIYVWVGTGLGYAIKQGQELNLSIIFQKEFILPILALALLSLIPVIKKKLTRDKSYERN from the coding sequence ATGAGAAAGAAGTATAAATTGATTCCCATAATTATATTAGTTATTGGTTTGCTAGCGTTTTTTATGCTTGGTGGTTATAAATATTTAACGCTTGAAACTCTTAAGCAAAACTATGATCGTTTACTTCATTTCACTTCCGAGAACTTAATATTAAGCTCTCTGATATATTCTGTTTGCTATATCTTAGTTGTTGCCTTTTCTATACCTGGCGCTGCTGTTATGACTTTACTAGGAGGTTTTCTTTTTGGTATCGTATTCGGCTCAATATTAGTTGTTTCATCAGCAACAATAGGTGCAGTTATTTTATTTCTAGCTGTGAAAACATCGTTTGGAGAAATGCTTAAGGATAAAGCAAAAGGTAGCATTGAAAAGATGAGAAAAGGATTTTCTGATAATGCTTTTAATTATTTATTAGTACTTAGACTAGTGCCAATCTTTCCTTTTTTTGTAATTAATATTGCTTGTGGTGTTTTAAATATAAAGCTAAAAGATTTTTTCTTTGGAACACTATTAGGAATAATTCCAGGTTCGGTGATTTATGTATGGGTTGGTACGGGTCTTGGTTACGCTATAAAGCAAGGGCAAGAGCTTAATCTTAGTATTATTTTTCAAAAAGAATTTATTTTACCAATTTTAGCTTTAGCATTACTTTCTTTAATTCCTGTAATAAAAAAGAAATTAACAAGAGATAAGTCTTATGAAAGAAATTAA
- the rph gene encoding ribonuclease PH: MRPSGRNNDQLRNLKVTHNFTKHAEGSILIEFGDTKVLCTASVTEGVPKFKKDSGEGWLTAEYGMLPRSTHTRMDREAARGKQSGRTQEIQRLIGRALRASVDLTQIPEYTIKVDCDVIQADGGTRTAAITGASLAIKDAVEHMKEKNMIPAEAKPLKAQVAAISVGIYNDNPVLDLDYDEDSNAETDMNVVMNSNGGLIEIQGTAEGKDFSEEEFAKMLTLAKKGIKEIFENLF, translated from the coding sequence ATGAGACCTAGTGGTAGAAATAATGACCAACTAAGGAATTTAAAAGTTACACATAATTTCACTAAACATGCTGAAGGTTCAATACTAATAGAATTTGGCGATACTAAAGTACTATGTACAGCCTCTGTAACAGAAGGTGTGCCAAAGTTTAAAAAAGACTCAGGAGAAGGTTGGTTAACTGCTGAATATGGAATGCTTCCTCGATCTACACACACAAGAATGGATAGAGAAGCTGCTCGTGGTAAGCAGTCAGGAAGAACTCAAGAAATACAAAGACTTATTGGTCGTGCTCTTAGAGCTAGTGTTGACCTTACTCAAATACCAGAATATACAATAAAAGTAGACTGTGACGTTATACAAGCTGATGGAGGAACTCGTACAGCAGCTATTACAGGTGCATCATTAGCAATCAAAGATGCAGTTGAACATATGAAAGAAAAAAATATGATTCCTGCTGAAGCTAAACCTTTAAAGGCTCAAGTAGCTGCTATTTCTGTTGGAATATATAATGATAATCCAGTTTTAGATCTAGATTACGATGAGGACTCTAATGCTGAAACGGATATGAATGTCGTAATGAATTCAAATGGCGGTTTAATAGAAATTCAAGGTACAGCAGAAGGTAAAGATTTTTCTGAAGAAGAGTTTGCTAAAATGCTTACTCTTGCTAAAAAAGGAATAAAAGAAATTTTTGAAAACTTATTCTAA
- a CDS encoding CDP-alcohol phosphatidyltransferase family protein: protein MIEQKVRPWFQRYFVDMVAMALSKYCSPSSLTIASFIFGFISAIFIFIDIYISVFFLLLSGYFDILDGSVARIQGKSSSFGTMLDILSDRFVEAFIIIAIFIHQPYIAWVGLFMMMSIIVCISSFLLVGIFSQQQSHKSFYYSPGLMERAETFIFFIVMILLPSTTLYLGLVFTILVLWTTIYRVYEFYCYSSQEGD from the coding sequence ATGATAGAGCAAAAAGTTAGACCATGGTTTCAGAGATATTTTGTTGATATGGTAGCTATGGCTTTATCTAAATATTGTTCTCCAAGTAGTCTAACAATTGCTTCATTTATATTTGGTTTTATAAGTGCAATATTTATATTTATTGATATATATATAAGCGTCTTTTTTCTTTTACTTTCGGGATATTTTGACATATTAGATGGAAGTGTTGCTAGGATACAAGGAAAGTCATCATCATTTGGTACTATGTTAGATATTCTAAGTGATAGATTTGTAGAGGCTTTTATAATCATTGCTATATTTATCCATCAACCATATATTGCTTGGGTTGGTTTATTTATGATGATGTCAATAATCGTTTGTATAAGTAGTTTTTTGTTGGTTGGAATTTTTAGTCAGCAACAAAGTCATAAAAGTTTTTACTATAGTCCAGGGCTTATGGAGAGAGCGGAGACATTTATATTTTTTATTGTAATGATTCTTTTGCCTAGTACAACTTTGTATTTAGGTTTGGTTTTCACTATATTAGTATTGTGGACAACAATTTATAGAGTTTATGAGTTTTATTGTTATTCAAGTCAAGAAGGAGATTAG